The Salvelinus fontinalis isolate EN_2023a unplaced genomic scaffold, ASM2944872v1 scaffold_0002, whole genome shotgun sequence DNA segment ATGTATGCACCTGCTAGACAAATGAATGTATTATACTGCCACAACTCTGTTTTGTAGCACAATCTATTGAAATTGCTATAGTAACATGTTTTAGGTTAATCATTTGGGTGGAGCATGGATATGGGGTATGTATAAAATAAGCAAAATAACGGAGAACACATGATTTTGTTATTTGGCAGGCCTAACATTTTTATTGAATTAATTGAAATGGAAAATGTGCAATAATAGTTGAGCCAACCACCCTAAACTCTGTCTACATCAGCTTGTTAAATAGAACagatgcatgtacacacactccTCCTAAATTGGCACATGCTATTATCAGAAACAAAAAAGACATGAGACTTGAATAGACACAATTACATTTGTGACACAATGTTGCCATCAATAGTAAAACATCAAACACAGTCCAACTTGAACAGTGGTCTTGTGTTGTGGAGCAAAATGATCTCTGTATTGTCTCACACTTGAGCAGGGTGCCAGACAGACACCAACACTACACTCAGCTGTCCCAAATCTCTTGATTGGTTTCCTTTCTTTTTCTACCTCATTAGAAATAACATTGATCATTCAATGACAACAATCATCAATACGTCTGCTTAGGATACTCAGGATAGCCTAGTTTTTTGCTATTTTTGTACACATCTTCACTAGTTCAACAACCTACAGTGTATGCCTACACGCATAACTCCATGTTACTGCAAGAATAAGCTAAAAGCACTGGCTcacatttcacaacaatacaactGAATAACCTTCCAGGCTCTCTAGTCCTTGTCGACGTCTTCGGTGTCTTTCAAATACTAATAAATGCATCTTGAATGCCTCAATGTTCTGTGTCTGTTGCCCAAACAATGAGACTGCATGATGTATGACTTCAAAAGATGCCATCTCTCCAGGCATTGCGGTCTTTCCTCTGCCTCTTGCGGGCCAGCTCTGGGAAATAAGCACTGTTGTACGGCatttccctctcctctgtctcccttggTCGCTCCTTCTCTTTCCCTGTTCCATTCTTCTGGTCCAGCAAGGCCTgggctctcctcttctcctccgccTCTCTCTGCAGTCGCTCCGCTCGCAACCTTTCAATAGAGCTAGAAGAGAAGAGGTGGTTACCATCAACCATACATGTTTATCCAGAGGCTCAGTACACTTGGTTGTGCACTTGTCCACTTGGCTCAGTCTACTTGGTCTCTCGGATATGCATCCAAGTggagttgaaacaataacaaagagcCACCCCGCCCTTTTCGGCACTAAGctgaagaaatgtaaccactcaaattcatagacagagctatggatgcaaggactgaccatacaCAAAATTATAGTTATAACAAAGTTGGGGCAATATAGTATTTGTTTACATATACTTGGTTTACAAACAGAGTTCTGATGCGGTATGACAGTTAAACTAAGCTAATGAGGCATTTATAACTTATATTCGTCAAGAATTATTTGGTACACATCATTAATTTAGaaatccaaaaatgtatgtagcaactgctgattgcccctttaggTCAAAGCTAATTGGTCTTATGattgataaaataaaataaacacccCCCAGACATACAGATAAGACACCTAGTCTTGATAAAAACTTCTCACCTTTCTCCACCActgcttctcctctcccctctatccctcttctccttcttcttactCTTATGTTCTTTTCTATCCTTCACCGCCAGTGCTTTCTTCATCTCTTTCAAGGGGTCCAGCATGTCTTTCAGtcgtctgtctctcttctccttctcctcttgaCTGAGTGGCAGTCTCTTTCCTTtgttgtctttctctttctccttttcttcgtctttctcttcttcatgGCCTGTTTTCATGTACCATGGAGTTACCTCTGTCCCAGGTTGGGGGCCTAGGGACACTAGCAGACCAATAGCACGCTCCTCACGCTCCTACAACAACAGCATCACCATAGCATTAGAATAAGTAGAATATTATCATTCAAAGTAATGATCTGTGATGGGAGGAATCAGGACCAGCTATTACTATTTGGAAAGTTCAATACATTTATTCACATCTCATTCTC contains these protein-coding regions:
- the LOC129841920 gene encoding leukocyte receptor cluster member 1 homolog, encoding MNILPKKSWHVRNKDNVARVRRDEAQAAEEEREVQRRVERAEQEARTEHLRQKSRAALQQSGGWKDEGEGGERGGEGSGGVVEHLNLFPLEESSEKKGNAEYLKDQKDEKEREERAIGLLVSLGPQPGTEVTPWYMKTGHEEEKDEEKEKEKDNKGKRLPLSQEEKEKRDRRLKDMLDPLKEMKKALAVKDRKEHKSKKKEKRDRGERRSSGGESSIERLRAERLQREAEEKRRAQALLDQKNGTGKEKERPRETEEREMPYNSAYFPELARKRQRKDRNAWRDGIF